From Phenylobacterium montanum, the proteins below share one genomic window:
- a CDS encoding 2'-5' RNA ligase family protein translates to MPDSAGVEQIGDAARRLRAENRLRGRALEAGRFHITLHHVDDYVGLPADVVEKMSRAAETVTAAPFEVEFDYAASFSGRPGNRPFVLGGGEGLKALIAFRNNLADAIRRTGVGRKPSAQFVPHVTLLYDQLVIQQRPVEPIRWTVRELVLVHSLLGRTQHLPLARWPLKG, encoded by the coding sequence GACAGCGCCGGCGTCGAGCAGATCGGGGACGCCGCGCGGCGGCTGAGGGCGGAGAACCGCCTGAGGGGCCGTGCGCTGGAGGCCGGTCGCTTTCACATCACCCTGCATCACGTCGACGACTATGTCGGCCTGCCGGCGGATGTGGTTGAAAAGATGTCCCGGGCTGCGGAGACGGTGACAGCGGCCCCGTTCGAGGTCGAGTTCGACTATGCGGCCAGCTTTTCAGGCCGGCCTGGAAACCGGCCGTTCGTATTAGGAGGCGGCGAGGGGCTGAAGGCCCTAATCGCCTTCCGTAACAATCTGGCCGACGCGATCCGGCGCACTGGCGTCGGGCGCAAGCCCTCGGCCCAGTTCGTTCCGCATGTCACGCTGCTCTACGATCAACTGGTCATTCAGCAACGGCCGGTCGAGCCGATCCGCTGGACCGTGCGCGAACTCGTCCTGGTGCACAGCCTCCTTGGCCGAACACAGCACCTCCCGCTCGCCCGGTGGCCATTGAAGGGCTGA
- a CDS encoding pyrroloquinoline quinone-dependent dehydrogenase: MATFEDLRRRALGRSARLAMVLAGAVALAACTPRPARLAPEPDRDWPVYGGDQGGQRFSPARQITPQNVAALKPAWRFSTGDLVSHAADIGHSAFENTPIMAGGRVYVCSPFNEVFAVDPGTGQRIWAYDPRIDPKVHYPNETNCRGVAYWRDPEPRTGEPCAERIFLNTNDRRLVALDAATGRACPGFGQGGAVDVAKGVKLNRDGEMQITSPPVVARGVVVVGSSIDDNQRVQEVSGAVRAFDARTGAPLWTWDPLASAPKEVVAGAANVWAPMSVDEARGLVFLPTTSPSPDFWGGLRKGDDGDADSVVALDIQTGRKAWAFKTVHHDVWDYDNPAQPTLAMVAWNGAPRPAVLQPTKQGLLFTLGREDGRPVIPVEERPVPQGAAPGEVLSPTQPFPVAPKPLSPSTIKPDDAFGLFPWEKAQCRRQIETARHEGLFTPPSTQGTIEYPFTGGGSNWGGLAFDEARQVAYVNTSSAMHLVTLIPADKVAAAKAAEPDAEISPMRGAPFGMRRVLVTSKIGLPCNPPPWGQLHAIDMRTGKILWEVPIGTTRDLAPGTQFLLRGVGTPNFGGPLATASGLVFLGASLDNYLRAYDAASGRELWKGRLPGGGQATPMTYVWKGRQYVLIASGRHSKSRTKTADEVVAFALPQ, encoded by the coding sequence ATGGCGACGTTCGAGGACTTGCGACGTAGAGCGCTGGGCCGATCCGCCCGATTGGCCATGGTCTTGGCCGGTGCGGTTGCGCTCGCGGCCTGCACGCCAAGGCCCGCGCGGCTTGCGCCTGAACCCGACCGCGATTGGCCCGTCTATGGCGGCGACCAGGGCGGCCAGCGGTTCTCGCCCGCCCGCCAGATCACGCCGCAGAACGTCGCAGCGCTGAAACCCGCCTGGCGGTTCTCCACCGGCGATCTTGTCTCGCACGCCGCCGACATCGGCCATTCCGCGTTCGAGAACACGCCCATCATGGCCGGCGGGCGGGTCTATGTCTGTTCGCCGTTCAACGAGGTGTTCGCCGTCGATCCAGGCACGGGTCAGCGGATATGGGCCTATGACCCCAGGATCGACCCCAAGGTCCACTATCCCAACGAGACCAACTGCCGGGGTGTCGCCTACTGGCGCGACCCGGAGCCGCGGACGGGCGAGCCCTGCGCCGAGCGGATATTCCTGAACACCAACGACCGGCGCCTCGTCGCCCTGGACGCCGCCACAGGACGCGCCTGCCCCGGGTTCGGCCAGGGCGGCGCCGTCGATGTGGCCAAGGGCGTGAAGCTGAACCGAGACGGGGAGATGCAGATCACCTCGCCACCGGTCGTCGCCCGCGGCGTGGTGGTGGTCGGCTCGTCGATCGACGACAACCAGCGCGTCCAGGAAGTCTCGGGCGCGGTGCGCGCCTTTGACGCCCGCACCGGCGCACCGCTCTGGACCTGGGACCCGCTGGCCAGCGCGCCCAAGGAGGTGGTCGCGGGCGCGGCCAATGTCTGGGCGCCGATGTCGGTCGACGAAGCGCGCGGCCTGGTCTTCCTGCCGACCACCAGCCCCAGTCCCGACTTCTGGGGCGGCCTGCGCAAGGGGGACGACGGCGACGCCGATTCCGTCGTGGCCCTGGACATCCAGACCGGCCGCAAAGCCTGGGCGTTCAAGACCGTGCATCACGACGTCTGGGACTACGACAATCCGGCCCAGCCGACCCTGGCCATGGTGGCCTGGAACGGCGCGCCCCGCCCCGCCGTGCTGCAGCCGACCAAGCAGGGTTTGCTGTTCACCCTCGGTCGCGAGGACGGCCGGCCGGTGATCCCGGTCGAAGAGAGGCCCGTTCCGCAAGGCGCGGCGCCGGGCGAGGTTCTCTCTCCAACCCAGCCCTTCCCGGTCGCGCCCAAGCCTCTGTCGCCCAGCACGATCAAGCCCGACGATGCGTTTGGCCTGTTCCCCTGGGAGAAGGCCCAGTGCCGCCGTCAGATCGAGACGGCCCGCCACGAGGGCCTGTTCACGCCGCCCTCGACGCAAGGGACGATCGAATACCCGTTCACCGGCGGCGGCTCCAACTGGGGCGGCCTGGCCTTCGACGAGGCGCGGCAGGTCGCCTATGTGAACACCTCCAGCGCCATGCACCTGGTCACCCTGATCCCGGCCGACAAGGTGGCGGCGGCCAAGGCGGCTGAGCCTGACGCGGAGATTTCCCCCATGCGCGGCGCGCCCTTCGGCATGCGTCGGGTTCTGGTGACGTCGAAAATCGGCCTGCCCTGCAACCCGCCGCCCTGGGGCCAGTTGCACGCCATCGACATGCGCACCGGCAAGATCCTGTGGGAGGTTCCGATCGGCACGACGCGGGACCTGGCCCCTGGAACCCAGTTCCTGCTGCGCGGCGTCGGCACGCCCAATTTCGGCGGCCCTCTCGCCACCGCCTCGGGCCTGGTCTTTCTGGGCGCGAGCCTGGACAACTATCTTCGCGCCTACGACGCCGCCAGCGGCCGGGAACTGTGGAAAGGCCGCCTGCCCGGCGGCGGCCAGGCCACGCCCATGACCTACGTCTGGAAGGGCCGCCAGTACGTGCTGATCGCCTCGGGCCGCCACAGCAAGTCGAGGACGAAGACGGCGGACGAGGTCGTCGCCTTCGCCCTGCCGCAATAG
- a CDS encoding glycosyltransferase family 4 protein, which yields MRIAQVAPLYESVPPKLYGGTERVVAYLCDALVDLGHEVTLFAAADADTRAVLAPMRDRAIRLDPAPWKSDLAAHMSMLDRLRQAQDRFDIIHFHTELLHFPMFEEVAGRTLTTLHLRMDAKDLGGAYRRWAKFPLVSISNAQRTYMPFANWAGTVYHGLAPDCCRFSPEPRGYLAFLGRMSREKRPDRAIEIAKALGMPLKMAAKIGVDDEIYFRTEIEPLLDHPLIEFVGEIDEAQKSDFLGGAEALLFPIDWPEPFGLVMIEAMACGTPVIAFDCGSAPEVVDHGVTGFVVRDVRGAMEAVRAARRLDRREIRKRFDRRFSAAAMARGYLDLYAERLARQPFAPEASAPSAKAPLVRIA from the coding sequence ATGCGCATAGCTCAGGTCGCGCCGTTGTATGAGTCTGTTCCGCCAAAGCTTTACGGCGGCACCGAACGCGTGGTCGCCTATCTCTGCGACGCCCTGGTTGATCTCGGGCACGAAGTGACCCTGTTCGCTGCGGCGGACGCCGATACCCGCGCCGTTCTTGCGCCCATGCGCGACCGGGCCATCCGTCTGGACCCGGCGCCTTGGAAATCGGATCTCGCAGCGCACATGTCGATGCTGGACCGGCTGCGCCAGGCGCAGGACCGGTTCGACATCATCCATTTCCACACCGAATTGCTGCACTTTCCGATGTTCGAGGAGGTAGCGGGGCGCACCCTGACCACGTTGCATCTGCGCATGGACGCCAAAGACCTGGGGGGCGCCTATCGCCGTTGGGCGAAGTTCCCCCTGGTGTCCATTTCCAACGCCCAGCGCACCTATATGCCCTTCGCCAACTGGGCCGGCACCGTCTATCACGGCCTGGCCCCTGACTGCTGCCGCTTCAGCCCCGAACCTAGGGGATATTTGGCTTTCCTCGGCCGCATGTCGCGCGAAAAGCGGCCCGATCGGGCGATCGAGATCGCCAAGGCGCTGGGCATGCCGCTGAAGATGGCCGCCAAGATCGGTGTGGATGACGAAATCTATTTCCGCACCGAGATCGAACCCTTGCTGGACCACCCCCTGATCGAGTTCGTGGGCGAAATCGACGAGGCGCAAAAGTCCGATTTCCTTGGCGGCGCGGAGGCGCTGCTGTTTCCGATCGACTGGCCCGAACCGTTCGGCCTGGTGATGATCGAGGCCATGGCCTGTGGCACGCCCGTGATCGCGTTCGATTGCGGCTCGGCGCCCGAGGTGGTCGATCATGGCGTCACGGGATTTGTGGTCCGTGACGTGCGCGGCGCCATGGAGGCGGTCCGCGCAGCCAGGCGGCTGGACCGGCGCGAAATTCGAAAGCGGTTCGACCGGCGTTTCTCGGCCGCGGCGATGGCGCGCGGATACCTCGATCTCTACGCCGAGCGGCTCGCGCGCCAGCCATTCGCCCCCGAGGCCAGCGCTCCCTCCGCCAAGGCCCCGCTCGTCAGGATTGCATAG
- a CDS encoding amylo-alpha-1,6-glucosidase: MDDHSGHVGTVEESAVTTSAELLSLKDGGVFLVADSQGDIVGAADGMFDNDTRILSQFVFLVGDVKPAPLSHGLSKDNAVFTCHGANRTLPPVGERNTPRGVVHIERKRTLWRGRMFERIRCTNFGLDEVMLPISFDYAADFADMFEVRGVKRPARGQLFPTDTDGRRAVFGYQGLDGETRRSALVFSEPPWRMTTHRADFMFSLPSEGRLDLHIEAGQLVDEVPSAERFAAAVSGARRAIVERRRRGAGLVCSDHAFAAWIEQSRADISLLTTDLETGAYPFAGIPWFSTPFGRDGILTSWQMLWLDPSLAKGVLTYLAKRQATAMSRFQDSEPGKIMHETRKGEMAALGEVPFGLYYGGVDTTPLFVALAGAYLQRTDDVALIDAIWPAVCKAMAWIETYGDSNGDGLIDYQRGAESGLTNQGWKDSEDSVFHADGRLPQGPVALVEVQGYAYAAYRAMAQMAERLAEDDPEVWNRKAEVLRERVEERFWMAEHGYYGIAIDGEGELCATETSNAGHLLFSGLPDMHRAGQVIRRLRSPDFDSGWGLRTVAVGASRYNPMSYHNGSVWPHDTSLCIAGMARYGERLGPVKLLDDLLQASQTFNLRMPELFCGFAREMGEPPIAYPVACVPQAWAAASVFLILQACLGINISAARREVRLIRPMLPMGVEGLTLQGIEIGDARVSLSLRRHEGGVSVTPEAGSDRSIAVVLQS; this comes from the coding sequence ATGGACGATCACTCCGGCCATGTCGGCACGGTCGAAGAGAGCGCGGTCACCACCAGCGCCGAACTGCTGTCGCTCAAGGACGGCGGTGTCTTTCTGGTGGCCGACAGCCAGGGGGACATTGTCGGCGCCGCCGACGGCATGTTCGACAACGACACGCGCATCCTCTCGCAATTCGTGTTCCTGGTGGGCGATGTGAAGCCGGCGCCGCTGTCGCACGGCCTGTCAAAGGACAACGCCGTCTTCACCTGTCACGGCGCCAACCGCACCCTGCCGCCGGTCGGGGAGCGCAACACGCCGCGCGGCGTGGTTCACATAGAGCGCAAGCGGACCCTTTGGCGGGGGCGGATGTTCGAGCGGATCCGCTGCACCAATTTCGGCCTGGACGAGGTCATGCTGCCGATCTCGTTCGACTATGCGGCCGACTTCGCCGACATGTTCGAGGTGCGCGGCGTCAAGCGTCCGGCGCGGGGGCAGCTATTCCCGACAGACACCGACGGCCGGCGGGCCGTGTTCGGCTACCAGGGCCTGGACGGTGAGACGCGGCGCAGCGCGTTGGTTTTTTCCGAGCCCCCATGGCGAATGACCACACATCGCGCGGACTTCATGTTCTCTCTGCCGTCCGAGGGGCGCCTGGACCTGCATATCGAGGCGGGCCAACTTGTCGACGAGGTTCCGTCGGCCGAGCGGTTCGCCGCAGCGGTTTCAGGCGCCAGACGCGCCATCGTCGAGCGGCGGAGGCGGGGCGCCGGCCTGGTTTGCTCCGACCACGCCTTCGCCGCCTGGATCGAGCAGTCCAGGGCCGACATCTCCCTCTTGACCACGGACCTGGAGACCGGGGCCTATCCCTTCGCCGGCATACCCTGGTTCTCGACCCCGTTCGGCCGTGACGGCATCCTGACCAGCTGGCAGATGCTTTGGCTGGATCCGTCCCTGGCCAAGGGCGTGCTGACCTATCTCGCCAAACGGCAGGCCACGGCCATGTCGCGCTTTCAGGACAGCGAGCCGGGCAAGATCATGCACGAGACCCGCAAGGGCGAGATGGCCGCCCTGGGCGAGGTGCCGTTCGGCCTCTACTACGGTGGGGTCGACACCACCCCGTTGTTCGTCGCCCTGGCCGGGGCCTATCTGCAGCGCACCGACGACGTGGCCCTGATCGATGCGATCTGGCCGGCGGTATGCAAGGCCATGGCCTGGATCGAGACCTATGGCGATTCCAACGGCGACGGCCTGATCGACTACCAGCGCGGGGCCGAATCCGGCCTGACCAACCAGGGCTGGAAGGACAGCGAGGATTCGGTTTTCCACGCCGATGGCCGGTTGCCGCAGGGGCCCGTGGCCCTGGTCGAGGTGCAGGGCTACGCCTATGCGGCCTACCGGGCCATGGCCCAGATGGCCGAACGCCTGGCCGAGGACGACCCGGAAGTGTGGAACCGCAAGGCCGAGGTGCTCCGAGAACGGGTCGAGGAGCGGTTCTGGATGGCGGAGCACGGCTACTACGGCATTGCGATCGACGGGGAGGGCGAGCTCTGCGCCACCGAAACCAGCAACGCCGGCCACCTGTTGTTCTCCGGCCTGCCGGACATGCACCGGGCGGGACAGGTGATCCGCCGCCTGCGCTCGCCTGATTTCGACAGCGGCTGGGGGTTGCGCACGGTGGCCGTCGGGGCGTCGCGCTACAATCCGATGAGCTATCACAACGGCTCGGTCTGGCCGCACGACACCAGCCTCTGCATCGCCGGCATGGCCCGCTATGGCGAGCGGCTGGGTCCGGTGAAGCTTCTGGACGACCTCCTGCAGGCGTCGCAGACCTTCAACCTGCGCATGCCCGAACTGTTCTGCGGTTTTGCGCGCGAGATGGGCGAGCCGCCGATCGCCTATCCCGTGGCCTGCGTACCCCAGGCCTGGGCGGCGGCCTCGGTGTTCCTGATCCTCCAGGCATGCCTCGGCATCAATATCAGTGCGGCGCGCCGCGAGGTGCGGCTGATCCGCCCCATGCTGCCCATGGGCGTCGAGGGGCTGACACTCCAGGGAATCGAAATCGGCGACGCCAGGGTCAGCCTCAGCCTGCGCCGGCACGAAGGCGGGGTGTCCGTCACGCCTGAGGCGGGCTCGGACCGCTCGATCGCCGTGGTGCTGCAGAGTTGA
- the otsB gene encoding trehalose-phosphatase, with protein sequence MTRTLLTPPPPLDVSRTALFADLDGTLAEIRPRPEDVGPDPARAKILAELGERLDGALAIVSGRSLDELDRILGGVPPAVSATHGLVRRGADGGVVSIETEPIPDWVLERLRKACQQRAGLLLENKRVSAALHFRAAPNLAEFCVELAEVLARESGMTVQPGDMVVELRPPGATKAEAVTAFMAEAPFAGRRPIFVGDDLTDEDGFAGAERLGGHGVIVGPRRPTRARYALADVEAVLAWLSPEA encoded by the coding sequence TTGACCCGCACGCTGCTCACGCCCCCGCCGCCCCTGGACGTCTCGCGCACGGCCCTGTTCGCGGATCTTGACGGCACGCTCGCCGAGATCAGGCCGCGGCCCGAAGACGTGGGTCCCGATCCCGCACGCGCCAAGATTCTGGCCGAGCTGGGCGAGCGCCTCGACGGAGCGCTTGCTATCGTCAGTGGCCGGTCGCTGGATGAGCTCGACCGGATACTGGGCGGCGTCCCGCCAGCCGTGTCTGCGACCCACGGCCTCGTCCGGCGCGGAGCCGATGGAGGCGTCGTATCGATCGAGACTGAGCCGATCCCCGATTGGGTGCTCGAGCGACTGAGGAAGGCCTGTCAGCAGCGCGCGGGGCTGCTTCTGGAGAACAAGCGGGTCTCCGCAGCGCTGCATTTTCGCGCCGCGCCGAATTTGGCCGAGTTCTGCGTCGAGCTGGCTGAAGTCCTGGCTCGAGAAAGCGGCATGACCGTGCAGCCTGGCGACATGGTGGTCGAGCTTCGTCCGCCAGGCGCGACCAAGGCCGAAGCCGTGACCGCCTTCATGGCCGAGGCGCCGTTCGCTGGCCGCAGGCCGATCTTCGTCGGCGACGATCTGACGGACGAGGATGGCTTCGCCGGCGCCGAGCGGCTGGGCGGGCACGGCGTGATTGTGGGGCCGCGCCGGCCGACCCGCGCCCGCTACGCCCTCGCGGACGTCGAGGCGGTGCTGGCGTGGCTATCGCCCGAAGCTTGA
- a CDS encoding alpha,alpha-trehalose-phosphate synthase (UDP-forming): MSRLIVVSNRVSPPDGSDQAGGLAVALAAALREYSGFWFGWSGETTPTFTGALNHHSTDGVATVTLDLEETDYQEYYNGYANGTLWPLFHYRIDLTAYDRSFGQGYERVNRRFAAALAPLVRPGDLIWVHDYHLIPLGRCLRDLGIKNRIGFFLHIPWPAPQLLTTLPRHWALVESLFAYDLVGFQTDEWLRAFEAYVLDELSGLRKDDGVLHAFGRDLQAKAFPIGLDLKDFVALSRSPAADRAYDRMAAHSVFRSMIVGVERLDYAKGLEERLAGFAQFLADNPGMARQVLYLQIAPTSREGVEAYQDLRARISAMAGRINADHSDMDWAPVQYVNRNFSRAELAGIYRAAKVGLVTPLRDGMNLVAKEYVAAQDPDDPGVLVLSRFAGAARQMTEALIVNPFSREELAEALRRALGMEQDERRRRWESLMDGLRRSDIAAWRDSFVSALEAPSREAA; the protein is encoded by the coding sequence ATCAGCCGGCTCATTGTGGTGTCCAATCGGGTCAGTCCGCCGGACGGGAGCGACCAGGCGGGCGGGCTCGCAGTCGCTCTGGCGGCGGCCTTGCGGGAATATTCTGGCTTCTGGTTCGGTTGGAGTGGCGAGACCACGCCGACCTTCACCGGCGCGCTGAACCATCACTCGACGGATGGTGTCGCCACGGTCACCCTCGACCTGGAGGAGACCGACTATCAAGAATACTACAACGGTTACGCCAACGGCACGCTGTGGCCGCTGTTCCACTATCGCATCGACCTGACCGCCTATGACCGCTCGTTCGGCCAGGGCTACGAGCGGGTCAACCGGCGATTCGCCGCCGCCCTGGCGCCGCTAGTCAGGCCGGGTGACCTGATCTGGGTGCACGACTATCATCTCATCCCGCTCGGGCGCTGCCTGCGCGACCTGGGGATCAAGAACCGGATCGGCTTCTTCCTGCACATCCCCTGGCCGGCGCCGCAGCTCCTGACCACTCTGCCGCGGCATTGGGCGCTGGTGGAGTCGCTGTTCGCCTATGATCTGGTGGGTTTCCAGACCGACGAATGGCTGCGGGCGTTCGAAGCCTATGTGCTCGACGAACTTTCCGGCCTTCGTAAGGACGACGGCGTTCTCCACGCTTTCGGGCGCGACCTGCAGGCCAAGGCGTTCCCGATTGGGCTCGACCTGAAAGACTTCGTGGCGCTGTCGCGCTCCCCAGCGGCGGACCGCGCCTACGATCGCATGGCCGCGCACAGCGTGTTCCGCTCAATGATCGTCGGGGTCGAGCGGCTGGACTACGCCAAGGGGCTGGAAGAACGCCTGGCCGGCTTCGCCCAGTTTCTGGCCGACAATCCGGGCATGGCCCGCCAGGTGCTCTACCTGCAGATCGCGCCCACCTCGCGGGAAGGCGTCGAGGCCTATCAGGACCTGAGGGCCCGCATCTCGGCCATGGCTGGACGGATCAACGCCGATCATTCCGACATGGACTGGGCGCCGGTGCAGTACGTGAACCGCAACTTTTCGCGGGCCGAGTTGGCCGGGATCTATCGCGCGGCCAAGGTGGGATTGGTCACCCCGCTGCGCGACGGCATGAACCTGGTGGCCAAGGAATATGTCGCCGCCCAGGACCCGGACGATCCGGGCGTGCTGGTGCTGTCACGTTTCGCCGGCGCCGCACGGCAGATGACCGAGGCCCTGATCGTCAATCCCTTCAGCCGCGAGGAGCTGGCCGAGGCTCTCCGGCGCGCTCTGGGCATGGAGCAGGACGAGCGTCGCCGGCGCTGGGAGTCGCTGATGGACGGGTTGCGGCGTTCGGACATCGCGGCCTGGCGCGACAGTTTCGTTTCGGCCCTGGAGGCCCCTAGCCGCGAGGCGGCCTGA
- a CDS encoding ArsC family reductase, whose product MSKPVTVYGIKACDTMKKARDWLDGHGVAYAFQDYKAVGVERAKLEAWADAVGWEVLLNRAGTTFRKLPDADRQNIDRNKAIGLMLAQPSMIKRPVIEREGGLLVGFKPDQYAKAFGER is encoded by the coding sequence ATGAGCAAGCCCGTCACCGTCTATGGCATCAAGGCCTGCGACACCATGAAGAAGGCCCGCGACTGGCTGGACGGCCATGGCGTGGCCTATGCCTTCCAAGACTACAAGGCGGTTGGCGTCGAGCGGGCGAAGCTGGAGGCCTGGGCTGACGCCGTCGGATGGGAGGTTCTGCTGAACCGGGCGGGCACGACTTTCCGCAAGCTGCCGGACGCTGACCGGCAGAACATCGATCGCAACAAGGCGATCGGCTTGATGCTGGCCCAGCCATCGATGATCAAGCGCCCGGTGATCGAGCGGGAAGGCGGCCTTCTGGTCGGGTTCAAGCCGGACCAGTACGCAAAGGCGTTCGGCGAGCGCTAG
- a CDS encoding DUF6249 domain-containing protein, translating into MGELANVLVPLAGVAMIVAVIVGPIWIISYFKSRERQRLHDTLRLMVEKGQPVSSELLDTLNTGRPRTPPNDMRRGVWLVAIALALGAAGLIGGLTGDGDMVGFLCGLAAFPGFIGLGYVVMAILNRDKPKA; encoded by the coding sequence ATGGGCGAATTGGCGAACGTGCTTGTGCCGCTGGCGGGCGTCGCGATGATCGTGGCGGTGATCGTCGGGCCGATCTGGATCATTTCCTATTTCAAGAGCCGCGAGCGACAGCGACTGCACGACACCCTGCGGCTGATGGTCGAGAAGGGACAGCCGGTGTCGTCCGAATTACTGGACACGCTGAACACCGGCCGGCCGCGCACGCCGCCGAACGACATGCGCCGTGGTGTCTGGCTGGTGGCCATCGCCCTGGCCCTTGGAGCCGCGGGCCTGATCGGTGGCCTGACCGGCGATGGCGACATGGTCGGCTTCCTCTGTGGTCTGGCGGCGTTCCCCGGCTTCATCGGCCTCGGCTATGTGGTCATGGCCATCCTCAATCGTGACAAACCCAAGGCCTGA
- a CDS encoding RNA polymerase sigma factor, producing the protein MSGARARPTILASSHDVELAALASAGDRPAFGELVRRHGSAVRGLLRRMGADSGLADDVAQDAFLAAFEQISEFRGEGPFQIWVKRIAARQYVKRRRREARIDLMAETPEPDGEAFDGGAGVASRLDLDEALQCLTMAERLCVSLCYGGGLSHAEAADALNAPLGTVKSHVKRGLDKLRARLSAGEDGAGSQLHG; encoded by the coding sequence ATGAGCGGCGCACGAGCGCGGCCGACCATTCTGGCTTCGAGCCATGACGTGGAATTGGCGGCGCTGGCATCGGCAGGGGACAGACCCGCGTTCGGCGAGTTGGTGCGCCGGCACGGCTCGGCTGTGCGCGGCCTATTGCGCCGCATGGGCGCCGATTCCGGCCTGGCCGACGACGTGGCCCAGGACGCCTTCCTGGCCGCCTTCGAACAGATCTCCGAGTTCCGCGGGGAAGGCCCGTTCCAGATCTGGGTGAAGCGGATCGCGGCCCGCCAGTACGTCAAGCGCCGCCGGCGCGAGGCGCGAATCGACCTGATGGCGGAGACGCCGGAACCTGATGGCGAAGCCTTCGATGGTGGAGCCGGCGTGGCCAGCCGACTGGACCTGGACGAGGCATTGCAATGCCTGACCATGGCCGAGCGCCTCTGCGTCAGCCTCTGCTACGGCGGCGGACTTTCGCACGCCGAGGCGGCGGACGCCTTAAATGCGCCACTGGGAACGGTCAAATCCCATGTCAAACGTGGTCTGGATAAACTCCGTGCGCGCCTCAGCGCCGGCGAGGACGGGGCGGGGAGCCAGTTGCATGGCTGA
- a CDS encoding tetratricopeptide repeat protein: MVDVFEEVEEQLRSDRYRSLARTWVPWVLGGLGLALALALAYWGYTYWREQGAQKASTAYAAGLEALQKGDEKGAAAQFAKAGEGGSAIYRTLSLMQQAGVKMTDNDAKGAVVLFDQAAQVSPDPMLADAARLKAAYALFDTASDADVQARLTPLAENGRPFRPLAYEALAMLKLKEGKTAEARADFKVITTMLDAPQDLQKRAQAAIVLIDGGTASAIPNAVKAANALPPGLALPPAAPAQQSPEAGAAQ; the protein is encoded by the coding sequence GTGGTCGATGTGTTTGAAGAGGTCGAAGAGCAGCTTCGCTCCGACCGCTATAGATCTCTGGCGCGAACCTGGGTTCCGTGGGTCCTGGGCGGGCTGGGCCTCGCCCTTGCCCTGGCTCTTGCCTATTGGGGCTACACCTACTGGCGCGAGCAGGGGGCGCAGAAGGCCTCGACCGCCTATGCCGCGGGCCTGGAGGCCCTGCAGAAGGGCGATGAAAAGGGCGCCGCCGCCCAATTCGCGAAGGCAGGCGAGGGCGGTTCGGCGATCTATCGCACCCTTTCCCTGATGCAGCAGGCCGGCGTGAAAATGACCGACAACGACGCCAAGGGCGCCGTCGTCCTGTTCGACCAGGCCGCCCAGGTATCGCCCGACCCCATGCTGGCTGACGCCGCGCGGCTGAAGGCGGCCTACGCCCTGTTCGACACCGCCAGCGACGCGGACGTGCAAGCGCGGCTGACCCCTCTGGCCGAAAATGGGCGCCCCTTCCGGCCCCTGGCCTATGAAGCTCTGGCGATGCTGAAGCTGAAGGAGGGCAAGACCGCCGAAGCCCGCGCCGACTTCAAGGTCATCACCACCATGCTGGACGCGCCGCAGGATCTGCAGAAGCGCGCCCAAGCCGCCATCGTGCTGATCGACGGCGGAACCGCCTCGGCGATCCCGAATGCGGTCAAGGCTGCGAACGCGCTTCCGCCGGGCCTCGCCCTGCCACCTGCCGCCCCTGCCCAACAGTCTCCAGAGGCGGGAGCCGCCCAATGA